The Syntrophorhabdus sp. region AGGACCTCCTTGCCCCCGAGGCTTCCCGGGACGGCGAGGTCGAGGATGACCGCATCGAAAGGACTCTTCAGTTCCATTGCCTGCTTGTAAAGAGTCACCGCCTCTTCACCGCTTTGCACCGTGGTCACCGTGTAGCCAAGGTATTCGAGAAGTTCCTTCCCGATCTCGAGGACAAGCTCCTCGTCGTCAAGAAGAAGGACGCTCCCCTCTCGAGTACCGGCCAGCCGCCGGGACGCTGCCGCCTCCTGTGCCGCCTCCTGCTTGTACGCCGGGAGGTTCACATGGAAGACGGAGCCCCGCCCCTTCGTTGACTCGATGGAGATACTGCCGTTGTGCTTCCTGACTATGGCATAGGAGATGGCAAGGCCCAGCCCGACCCCCTTTTCCGATCCCATTCCCTTTGTCGTGTAATAGGGGTCGAACACCTTCGGAATGTCCTCGGGAGCGATGCCGGTCCCCTCATCGGCTATGGATATCCTCACATAGTCCTCCGTCATGAGGGGAAGCCTGTCTTCGGGAGAAATGCTCACGTTCCTGACGGTTATGGTGATCTTCCCACCGGCCGGCATGGATTCTCTCGCGTTCCTGAGGATGTTCTCGATGACCTGCCTGATCTGCTCCTCGTCGGCCTCGATGGGAAGAAGGTCCGAAGATACGTCAAAGACACAATCGATGGGAAAACCGCGCAGAGCCCGCTCCGCCACGAACCTCACCAGAACGCCCGGCTGGACTATGCTTCGGATGGGATTCCCTCCCCGGGAGAAAGTCAGGAGCTGCTGCGTCAGGGTCTTTCCCAGAAAAGCGATCCTTTCCGCCTCATTGAGGTAGTCCATCAACCGTCCGTTGTCAGGCGTGTGCATCCTGGCAAGCGACAGGTTGCCCACGATGGCCATCAGAAGATTGTTGAAATCATGGGCGATGCCACCCGCCAGAGTCCCCAGGGACTGGAGGTTCTTCGCCTTCAGGATGTCCTCCTCCATCCTCTTCTGCTCACTGATGTCTATGATGACGCCAACAATACCACCCACGCTTCCGTCCTCGGCCGTGAGCGTCGCCTTCTTGTTGAGGTCAAAGCGCACCGTACCGTCCGCCCTGAAACTCTTCATTTCGTA contains the following coding sequences:
- a CDS encoding PAS domain S-box protein; the encoded protein is MFQALIDNIPSPVYYKDTRGVYLICNRAFREYFGVTDEQFIGKNVFQLPLRPEEAEVHQAMDQELLAEPGVRSYEMKSFRADGTVRFDLNKKATLTAEDGSVGGIVGVIIDISEQKRMEEDILKAKNLQSLGTLAGGIAHDFNNLLMAIVGNLSLARMHTPDNGRLMDYLNEAERIAFLGKTLTQQLLTFSRGGNPIRSIVQPGVLVRFVAERALRGFPIDCVFDVSSDLLPIEADEEQIRQVIENILRNARESMPAGGKITITVRNVSISPEDRLPLMTEDYVRISIADEGTGIAPEDIPKVFDPYYTTKGMGSEKGVGLGLAISYAIVRKHNGSISIESTKGRGSVFHVNLPAYKQEAAQEAAASRRLAGTREGSVLLLDDEELVLEIGKELLEYLGYTVTTVQSGEEAVTLYKQAMELKSPFDAVILDLAVPGSLGGKEVL